One window of the bacterium genome contains the following:
- a CDS encoding quinol:cytochrome C oxidoreductase encodes MAHHHVPTLQDTHTTLDGLGPRVLGISLVVGLAGLAAAFGLGAAQGDNLRQFAFAYVLNFAFFLGISLGALIFIGIMYVTRASWNVVIRRLAEVMAAVTPLLALMAIPVLLLAGRVYGWMDPEIAASPALAHKLGFLNLGAFTLRWDIYFTVWSGYSLFYWRSSLAQDKSGDLAITRRFENLSGFALMASGICTALAAFDLVMSIDPLWFSTMFGVYYWAGGFVSFFAVLTLLTLGLQRTGRLTRIVSPEHFHDYGKAMFAFTFFWGYIAFSQYMLYWYANIPEETAWYLLRSRNGWGEVARATLFCTFALPWLGLVSRWAKRNRKVLAFWAMWIIVAQWLNLYWVIMPAYSATAFFSPIAVAGFFGIGGLWLAGVTRLAMGGSLVPMRDPRLDESLRFENA; translated from the coding sequence TTGGCTCATCACCATGTTCCCACCCTGCAGGACACGCACACGACCCTCGACGGGTTGGGGCCGCGCGTCCTGGGGATCAGCCTCGTGGTCGGCCTGGCCGGCCTGGCGGCGGCGTTCGGGCTGGGCGCGGCGCAGGGCGACAACCTGCGGCAGTTCGCCTTCGCCTACGTGCTGAATTTCGCCTTCTTCCTGGGCATCAGCCTGGGGGCGCTGATCTTCATCGGCATCATGTATGTGACGCGCGCGAGCTGGAACGTGGTCATCCGCCGCCTGGCCGAGGTCATGGCCGCGGTGACGCCGCTGCTGGCCCTGATGGCCATCCCGGTGCTGCTGCTGGCAGGCCGCGTCTACGGCTGGATGGACCCGGAGATCGCCGCGAGTCCCGCCCTGGCCCACAAGCTCGGCTTCCTGAACCTCGGCGCCTTCACGCTGCGCTGGGACATCTACTTCACGGTCTGGAGCGGCTATTCGCTGTTCTACTGGCGCAGTTCGCTGGCGCAGGACAAGAGCGGCGACCTGGCCATCACCCGCCGCTTCGAGAACCTGAGCGGGTTCGCGCTGATGGCCTCGGGCATCTGCACCGCGCTGGCCGCCTTCGACCTCGTGATGAGCATCGACCCGCTGTGGTTCAGCACCATGTTCGGTGTCTACTACTGGGCCGGCGGCTTCGTGTCGTTCTTCGCCGTGCTGACGCTGCTGACGCTGGGCCTGCAGCGCACGGGCCGCCTGACGCGCATCGTCAGCCCCGAGCACTTCCACGACTACGGCAAGGCGATGTTCGCCTTCACCTTCTTCTGGGGCTACATCGCCTTCAGCCAGTACATGCTGTACTGGTACGCGAACATCCCCGAGGAAACGGCTTGGTACCTGCTGCGCTCGCGCAACGGCTGGGGCGAAGTGGCGCGGGCCACGCTGTTCTGCACGTTCGCGCTGCCCTGGCTGGGCCTCGTCTCGCGCTGGGCCAAGCGCAACCGCAAGGTGCTGGCCTTCTGGGCCATGTGGATCATCGTGGCGCAGTGGCTGAACCTGTACTGGGTGATCATGCCCGCGTACAGCGCGACCGCCTTCTTCAGCCCGATCGCCGTCGCCGGCTTCTTCGGCATCGGCGGCCTGTGGCTGGCCGGCGTCACGCGCCTGGCCATGGGCGGTTCGCTGGTGCCCATGCGTGATCCGCGCCTGGACGAGTCCCTGCGGTTCGAGAACGCGTAA
- a CDS encoding c-type cytochrome: protein MTFVRQFRRQRDDAQGAPGGRANPMFQALWVLAAVGIAVYAFAAGLPGYLDGRAAPWLSYRVLVNAGQEGFKFTYPNGHVADTLHVATGRPVRLDATTADVIHSVQVPALRVNEPIIPGRTAQAWFTATTPGTFDLRSGIYGGDTYQNLRTAVVAHAPADFDAWMTRVSDIFAGRTMEQAGELLYGTKGCRACHSLDGSKLVGPSFKDMYGFEFDTREGVRITADAAYIRTSILTPNVSVIAGFEPVMTPFEGKITDKEIEAITAWLRTLSSKGGAPAAADSTGAAPTVAAAQEGK, encoded by the coding sequence GTGACCTTCGTGCGGCAGTTCCGGCGCCAGCGTGACGACGCCCAGGGTGCTCCGGGCGGCCGCGCCAACCCCATGTTCCAGGCCTTGTGGGTGCTGGCCGCGGTCGGCATCGCCGTCTACGCGTTTGCGGCCGGGCTGCCCGGCTACCTGGACGGCCGTGCGGCGCCTTGGCTTTCGTACCGCGTGCTGGTGAACGCGGGCCAGGAAGGCTTCAAGTTCACCTACCCGAACGGCCATGTCGCCGACACGCTGCACGTGGCCACCGGCCGCCCGGTGCGGCTGGATGCCACCACCGCCGACGTGATCCACAGCGTGCAGGTGCCGGCACTGCGCGTGAACGAGCCCATCATCCCCGGCCGCACGGCCCAGGCCTGGTTCACCGCGACGACGCCCGGCACGTTCGACCTTCGCAGCGGCATCTACGGCGGCGACACCTACCAGAACCTGCGCACCGCCGTCGTGGCGCACGCGCCGGCCGACTTCGATGCCTGGATGACGCGTGTCTCGGACATCTTCGCCGGCCGCACCATGGAGCAGGCGGGCGAGCTGCTGTACGGCACCAAGGGCTGCCGCGCCTGCCACAGCCTCGACGGTTCGAAGCTGGTCGGCCCGAGCTTCAAGGACATGTACGGTTTCGAGTTCGATACCCGCGAGGGCGTGCGCATCACGGCCGACGCCGCCTATATCCGCACCTCGATCCTGACCCCCAACGTGTCGGTCATCGCCGGCTTCGAGCCCGTCATGACCCCGTTCGAGGGCAAGATCACCGACAAGGAGATCGAGGCCATCACCGCCTGGCTGCGCACGCTCTCGAGCAAGGGTGGCGCACCGGCCGCGGCCGATTCGACCGGCGCGGCGCCGACCGTCGCCGCCGCGCAGGAGGGCAAGTAG